In the Oncorhynchus nerka isolate Pitt River linkage group LG2, Oner_Uvic_2.0, whole genome shotgun sequence genome, one interval contains:
- the LOC115120732 gene encoding LOW QUALITY PROTEIN: plastin-1-like (The sequence of the model RefSeq protein was modified relative to this genomic sequence to represent the inferred CDS: deleted 2 bases in 1 codon) gives MANKVTQISREDLEELREAFNRIDTDNSGFVSDFELQELFREASFSMPGYRVRDIVEIFVAGDTNKDGKISFEEFVSVRFKIHRHCKSKELSETFKKTIHLYLSRREGIQSFGGLSENLQLGEPYSTSDEEKVAFVNWINKSLAKDEDCKHLLPMNPDGDSLFKSVKDGILLCKMINLSQSDTIDERVINTKKHTTFTMTENLMLAINSALSIGCTVVNIDAPDLMAGKPHLVLGLLWQIIKIGLFADIEISSNEALINLLFEGEELEHLMSLSPEELLLRWVNHHLGNAGAQPISNFSQDIKDSRAYFTLLDQISPKGEDIDEMAIHIDMTGINERDDERRAEMMLRQAARLDCRQFVSPMDVVSGNSKLNLAFVANLFNTHPALKRTNSNNIDTALIEGESREEKTFRNWMNSLGVAPYVNHLYCDLCDAVVILQLYEKVNVPVEWKKVNRPPYSALGSNMKKLENCTYAVELGRNKARFSLVGIGGVNLNEGSPMHTLALVWQLMRRYTLQVLSDLGDGEKIGDQIIINWVNTQLKEGGKDSQISSFKDKLISTSLPVIDLLDTIAPKSIKEELVKRGELSDADKLNNAKYAITVSRKIGARVYALPDDLVEVKPKMVLTVFACLMGRGMKKADG, from the exons ATGGCGAACAAGGTGACCCAGATATCACGAGAGGACCTGGAGGAGCTCCGAGAGGCTTTCAACAGGATCg ACACTGACAACAGTGGTTTTGTCAGTGACTTTGAGCTGCAGGAGCTGTTCAGAGAGGCTAGTTTCTCCATGCCAGGCTACAGAGTCAGAGACATAGTGGAGATCTTCGTAGCAGGAGACACCAACAAGGACGGGAAGATCAGCTTTGAAGAGTTCGTCTCGGTAAGATTTAAAATACACCGACA CTGCAAGAGTAAGGAGCTCAGTGAGACGTTCAAGAAAACCATA CACCTTTATCTTAGCAGGAGAGAAGGGATACAATCCTTTGGAGGATTGTCAGAGAATCTCCAGCTAGGGGAACCGTACAGCACCTC agatgaGGAGAAGGTGGCGTTTGTGAACTGGATCAATAAGTCTCTGGCCAAAGATGAAGACTGTAAACACCTTCTACCCATGAACCCTGACGGAGACAGTCTCTTCAAATCAGTAAAAGATGGGATCCTgctctg TAAAATgatcaacctctcccagtctgacACCATCGATGAGAGAGTCATCAACACCAAGAAACACACCACCTTTACCATGAcc gAGAACCTGATGCTGGCGATAAACTCTGCGTTGTCTATCGGCTGTACCGTGGTCAACATCGACGCCCCTGACCTAATGGCTGGGAAACCCCACCTGGTGCTGGGGCTGCTTTGGCAGATTATCAAGATAGGACTGTTTGCTGACATAGAGATCAGCAGCAacgaag CTCTTATTAACCTGCTGTTTGAGGGGGAGGAGTTAGAGCACCTGATGTCATTGTCTCCTGAAGAACTGTTGCTACGCTGGGTCAACCATCACCTAGGCAACGCTGGGGCCCAACCAATCAGCAACTTCAGCCAAGACATCaag GATTCCAGGGCGTATTTCACCCTGTTGGACCAGATCTCACCTAAAGGAGAGGACATAGACGAGATGGCCATCCACATCGATATGACCGGCATCAAT gagcGTGACGACGAACGCAGGGCAGAGATGATGCTTCGCCAGGCAGCCCGTCTGGACTGCAGACAGTTTGTGTCTCCTATGGATGTGGTGTCTGGCAACAGCAAGCTGAACCTGGCATTCGTAGCCAACCTCTTCAACACACACCCGGCCCTGAAGAGGACTAACAGCAACAACATAGACACAGCACTCATagagg GAGAATCCAGAGAGGAGAAAACATTCAGGAACTGGATGAACTCTCTGGGAGTTGCTCCCTATGTCAACCACCTCTACTg tgaccTGTGTGATGCGGTGGTGATTCTCCAGTTGTATGAGAAAGTCAACGTCCCTGTAGAGTGGAAAAAAGTCAACAGACCTCCATACTCTGCACTGGGCAGTAACATGAAGAAG ttggaGAACTGTACCTATGCGGTGGAACTGGGTCGGAATAAAGCTCGATTCTCATTGGTGGGAATTGGAGGAGTGAATCTGAATGAGGGAAGTCCCATGCACACACTGGCTCTGGTCTGGCAGCTGATGAGGAG GTACACTCTCCAGGTGTTGTCTGATCTAGGAGATGGGGAGAAGATTGGAGACCAGATCATAATCAACTGGGTCAACACTCAGCTCAAAGAGGGAGGCAAGGACTCACAGATCAGCAGCTTCAAG gATAAGCTGATCAGTACTAGTCTCCCAGTGATAGACTTGTTAGACACCATCGCCCCCAAATCTATCAAAGAGGAGCTGGTGAAGAGAGGGGAGCTCAGCGATGCAGACAAGCTCAACAACGCCAA GTACGCTATCACGGTATCCAGGAAGATTGGAGCCCGTGTCTACGCTCTGCCTGATGACCTGGTCGAGGTGAAACCCAAGATGGTTCTGACTGTGTTCGCATGCCTGATGGGGAGGGGCATGAAGAAAGCTGatggctga